The following proteins come from a genomic window of Geminicoccaceae bacterium SCSIO 64248:
- a CDS encoding fumarylacetoacetate hydrolase family protein: MAIPSFEPVTLAIQGESSRFPVRRVFCVGRNYAEHAREMGHDPDREPPFFFGKDAEALSQESTLPYPSLTEDVHHEVELVVALAAGGRDLKAEDVRSAIYGYAVGIDYTRRDMQSVAKKLARPWFLSKSFIGAAPITPLIPAATLGHPREGRIWLEVEGAVRQDGNLNQMIWGIEETVAILSTYDELLPGDLVFTGTPAGVGPVARGQAVRAGVDGVATLEMRFT, translated from the coding sequence ATGGCGATCCCGTCCTTCGAGCCCGTGACCCTCGCCATCCAGGGCGAGAGCAGCCGCTTTCCCGTTCGGCGCGTGTTCTGCGTCGGCCGCAACTACGCCGAGCATGCCCGCGAGATGGGCCACGATCCCGATCGCGAGCCGCCGTTCTTCTTCGGCAAGGACGCCGAGGCGCTCAGCCAGGAGTCGACCCTTCCCTATCCGTCCCTGACCGAGGACGTCCATCACGAGGTCGAGCTGGTCGTGGCGCTTGCCGCCGGCGGGCGGGACCTGAAGGCCGAGGACGTCCGGTCGGCCATCTACGGCTATGCCGTGGGCATCGACTACACCCGGCGAGACATGCAAAGCGTCGCCAAGAAGCTGGCGCGGCCCTGGTTCCTGTCGAAGTCCTTCATCGGCGCCGCGCCCATCACGCCGCTCATTCCGGCGGCGACGCTCGGCCATCCGCGCGAGGGGCGGATCTGGCTCGAGGTCGAGGGCGCGGTCCGCCAGGACGGCAACCTCAACCAGATGATCTGGGGCATCGAGGAGACCGTCGCCATCCTCTCGACCTATGACGAGCTCCTGCCGGGCGATCTCGTCTTCACCGGCACGCCCGCGGGCGTCGGGCCGGTCGCGCGCGGCCAAGCCGTCCGCGCCGGCGTCGACGGGGTGGCGACGCTGGAGATGCGCTTCACCTGA
- a CDS encoding NAD kinase yields MSALAPGTRLAIHASDTADAQRAAHELCERYAMVPRAQADVLVVLGGDGFMLETLHTLGDRRLPVYGMNLGTVGFLLNAFRSDGLVERIARAVPMPLHPLRMRAERCGGQTIDAMAINEVSLFRETRQSAVLSVTVDEIERLGNLVCDGMIIATPAGSTAYNLSAQGPILPIGSRLLALTPINAFRPRRWRGALMPSTAKFRIEVHQPHKRPVSAVADYTEVREVCRVDVWEDRDTTLTLLFDPEHNLEDRIIREQFAY; encoded by the coding sequence GTGAGCGCGCTCGCGCCGGGAACGCGCCTGGCCATTCACGCGAGCGACACCGCCGACGCGCAACGAGCGGCGCACGAGCTTTGCGAGCGCTACGCCATGGTGCCGCGCGCGCAGGCCGACGTGCTGGTCGTGCTCGGCGGCGACGGCTTCATGCTGGAAACCCTCCACACGCTGGGAGACCGCCGTCTTCCGGTCTACGGCATGAATCTCGGCACGGTCGGCTTCCTCCTCAACGCGTTCCGTTCCGACGGCCTGGTCGAGCGTATCGCGCGCGCTGTGCCGATGCCGCTGCATCCCTTGCGGATGCGCGCGGAGCGCTGCGGCGGCCAGACCATCGACGCCATGGCCATCAACGAGGTCTCCTTGTTCCGCGAGACCCGCCAGAGCGCCGTTCTGTCCGTCACGGTCGACGAGATCGAGCGGCTGGGCAACCTGGTGTGCGACGGCATGATCATCGCGACGCCGGCCGGGAGCACGGCCTACAACCTGTCGGCGCAAGGGCCGATCCTGCCGATCGGCAGCCGGTTGCTCGCCCTGACGCCGATCAACGCGTTCCGGCCCCGTCGGTGGCGCGGCGCCCTGATGCCGAGCACCGCGAAGTTCCGGATCGAGGTGCACCAGCCGCACAAACGCCCGGTGAGCGCCGTCGCCGACTACACGGAGGTCCGCGAAGTCTGCCGTGTCGACGTCTGGGAGGACCGGGACACGACGCTTACCCTCCTGTTCGATCCCGAGCACAATCTCGAGGATCGGATCATTCGCGAGCAGTTCGCCTACTAG
- a CDS encoding sulfotransferase, whose product MAAVERCLFLVGAPRSGTKLLRGLLGRHPSIGFLPFETGFLPYWQERWRDFGDLADPIRFSMFVSRAERLPYFDFRRRDGRPPIDAKIWHAACRDDFSPEGVFRALARLETNANLKPDLIWADKSPSHLGHVAMLGCLYPGAKFVHIRRDVRDLALSMQRAWGKDPLRAAARWRRDLLAVRQAGNALGDRFTEVAYEGLLADPETELRRLCAFLDLRFDRAMLTLDRPTENLGFTKDRPGIVADNAGRFRTHLDPLVWQRVEEIAWPAMLACGYLPERALNARPLPRLHERLLRWKDATALVRAHVPGRGLAPSVRFVWSSVRSSGVAP is encoded by the coding sequence ATGGCCGCCGTCGAACGATGCCTTTTCCTGGTCGGAGCGCCGCGCTCCGGAACCAAGCTGCTGCGCGGTCTGCTCGGCCGCCATCCGTCGATCGGCTTCCTGCCGTTCGAGACCGGGTTCCTGCCGTATTGGCAGGAGCGCTGGCGGGACTTCGGCGACCTCGCCGATCCGATCCGCTTTTCGATGTTCGTCAGCCGCGCGGAGCGGCTGCCCTATTTCGACTTCCGCCGCCGTGACGGCCGCCCGCCGATCGACGCCAAGATCTGGCATGCCGCCTGCCGCGACGACTTCAGCCCGGAAGGCGTGTTCCGCGCGCTGGCACGGCTCGAGACCAACGCCAACCTGAAGCCCGACCTGATCTGGGCCGACAAGTCGCCCAGCCATCTCGGCCATGTCGCCATGCTGGGATGCCTGTATCCCGGCGCGAAGTTCGTCCACATCCGGCGGGACGTCCGCGACCTCGCCCTCTCGATGCAGCGCGCCTGGGGCAAGGATCCCCTGCGCGCCGCCGCCCGTTGGCGCCGCGATCTTCTCGCCGTGCGCCAGGCCGGCAACGCCCTCGGCGACCGGTTCACCGAGGTCGCCTACGAGGGCCTGCTGGCCGATCCCGAGACCGAGCTGCGCCGCCTGTGCGCGTTCCTCGACCTGCGCTTCGACCGCGCCATGCTGACCCTCGACCGGCCGACCGAGAACCTGGGCTTCACCAAGGACAGGCCGGGCATCGTCGCGGACAATGCCGGCCGCTTCCGGACCCATCTCGATCCCTTGGTCTGGCAGCGTGTCGAGGAGATCGCCTGGCCGGCCATGCTTGCCTGCGGCTACCTGCCGGAGCGGGCGCTGAACGCCCGGCCACTGCCGCGCCTGCACGAACGCCTGCTCCGCTGGAAGGACGCCACGGCGCTGGTTCGGGCTCATGTGCCGGGGCGGGGCTTGGCGCCGTCGGTCCGTTTCGTGTGGAGCAGCGTGCGCAGCTCGGGCGTCGCGCCATGA
- a CDS encoding TAXI family TRAP transporter solute-binding subunit, with product MSKRTWTGTAIACAVTLGATLAIAQDMSFFRIGTGGTGGTYYPVGGLLAQAVSSPPGSPSCEEGGPCGVPGLVAIAQASNGSVANINGMASGGLESGFAQADVAYWAYTGTGLYEDQGKVDSVRALANLYPESIHLVARKGAGIQSVADLAGKRVSLDEPGSGTLVDARIILEAYGLSEDDVEAEYIKSAPAIDQIRDGQLDAFFFVGGYPAGSIVELASSVGAEIVPIEGEQAAAIMEEYPFFASDTIPAGTYEGVGEVPTIAVGAQWLVSSSVDEELVYKIAETVWNDKTRALLDAGHAKGRLITKETALEGIGIPLHPGAERYYREQGLLQ from the coding sequence ATGAGCAAGCGCACGTGGACGGGAACCGCCATCGCCTGTGCGGTGACCCTCGGGGCGACCCTGGCGATCGCGCAGGACATGAGCTTCTTCCGCATCGGCACGGGTGGCACGGGCGGCACCTACTACCCCGTCGGCGGCCTGCTCGCCCAGGCGGTCAGCAGCCCTCCGGGTTCGCCCAGCTGCGAGGAAGGCGGTCCGTGCGGCGTGCCGGGCCTGGTCGCGATCGCCCAGGCGTCGAACGGCTCGGTCGCCAACATCAACGGCATGGCATCGGGCGGTCTCGAGAGCGGCTTCGCCCAGGCCGACGTGGCCTATTGGGCCTACACCGGAACCGGCCTCTACGAGGACCAGGGCAAGGTCGACTCCGTCCGCGCCCTGGCCAACCTGTACCCCGAGAGCATCCATCTGGTCGCCCGCAAGGGCGCCGGAATCCAGTCGGTCGCCGACCTGGCGGGCAAGCGCGTCTCGCTCGACGAGCCCGGCTCGGGAACGCTGGTCGACGCGCGGATCATCCTCGAGGCCTACGGTTTGAGCGAGGACGACGTCGAGGCGGAGTACATCAAGTCGGCGCCCGCCATCGACCAGATCCGCGACGGCCAGCTCGACGCCTTCTTCTTCGTCGGCGGCTATCCCGCCGGCTCGATCGTGGAGCTTGCCTCCAGCGTCGGGGCGGAGATCGTCCCGATCGAGGGCGAGCAGGCCGCCGCGATCATGGAGGAGTATCCCTTCTTCGCCAGCGACACGATCCCGGCCGGCACCTATGAGGGCGTCGGCGAGGTTCCGACGATCGCGGTCGGCGCGCAGTGGCTGGTCAGCAGCTCGGTCGACGAGGAGCTGGTCTACAAGATCGCCGAGACGGTCTGGAACGACAAGACGCGCGCCCTGCTCGACGCCGGCCACGCCAAGGGCCGGCTGATCACCAAGGAGACGGCGCTGGAGGGCATCGGCATCCCGCTGCATCCGGGAGCGGAGCGCTACTATCGCGAGCAGGGACTGCTGCAATAG
- a CDS encoding oligosaccharide flippase family protein — protein MGTRSAGAELLAGFGVTVAGRIAGRGAQVAMQAILARLLGVDVFGLYTIAWSAVRLLGSVGALGVPRALVRHGCRLGEDGPAWRPAGWLLLALGIAAAAACGALFWLGRSLLGQTVFGRPELADAFGGLAPAAAALAVLGVLGGLARALGRHGLAVLVQDALQPWLGLVLVLAFAGTGLGLGTALDLISLSCLLAVLAGGAVVAPWVVRLPRTGEPWSAGAPAALKFAGVTALTGSFASVTLWTDRLMLGALQPAAEAGLYQAAVQIAMLFTILGASVANASEPGAVRRETAGATYRTGVRGAWHVALPSAVFLILEAQALLGAIYGEPYAAADTCLVLLTLGGLIGVAAGPASAALVMGGRAKVWLLVVVAGAIGNVGLNLLLIPWLGAEGAALATALAQVPALAVGLAAVARVYGFRPRLEGVLKPVLAALAAGCAGAVLDPGPDTTGLLRLAPVAAAVFTAYGAALLGLGLEADESRFVGRLLTRLKPNPA, from the coding sequence ATGGGCACGCGGTCGGCCGGGGCCGAACTTCTCGCCGGCTTCGGCGTCACCGTCGCGGGGCGGATCGCCGGGCGCGGCGCCCAGGTCGCGATGCAGGCGATACTCGCCCGACTGCTCGGGGTCGACGTGTTCGGCCTGTACACCATCGCATGGAGCGCCGTTCGCCTGCTGGGATCGGTCGGCGCCCTGGGCGTTCCGCGGGCGCTGGTCCGCCACGGCTGCCGGCTTGGCGAGGACGGCCCGGCCTGGCGTCCGGCCGGCTGGCTCCTGCTCGCGCTCGGCATCGCCGCCGCCGCCGCCTGCGGGGCTCTGTTCTGGCTCGGCCGGTCGCTCCTGGGACAGACGGTGTTCGGCCGGCCGGAGCTGGCCGATGCGTTCGGCGGGCTGGCGCCCGCAGCCGCCGCCCTGGCCGTGCTGGGCGTGCTGGGCGGACTGGCTCGGGCGCTCGGCCGCCACGGCCTGGCCGTCCTGGTGCAGGACGCCCTGCAGCCCTGGCTCGGCCTCGTCCTCGTGCTGGCGTTCGCGGGGACGGGTCTCGGCCTCGGCACGGCCTTGGACCTGATCAGCCTCTCGTGCCTGCTGGCCGTCCTCGCCGGCGGAGCGGTTGTGGCGCCCTGGGTCGTCCGGCTGCCGCGGACCGGCGAGCCGTGGTCGGCAGGCGCGCCGGCTGCCCTGAAATTCGCCGGCGTGACCGCGCTGACCGGCTCATTCGCGAGCGTCACGCTCTGGACCGACCGGTTGATGCTGGGCGCGCTGCAGCCGGCGGCGGAAGCGGGCCTGTATCAGGCGGCCGTGCAGATCGCCATGCTGTTCACGATCCTGGGCGCCTCGGTCGCCAACGCCTCCGAGCCCGGCGCCGTCCGGCGCGAGACGGCCGGGGCGACCTATCGGACCGGCGTCCGCGGCGCTTGGCACGTGGCGCTGCCATCGGCGGTCTTCCTGATTCTGGAGGCGCAGGCCCTGCTTGGGGCGATCTACGGCGAGCCCTACGCCGCCGCCGACACATGTCTCGTCCTGCTCACGCTGGGCGGCCTGATCGGCGTCGCCGCCGGACCGGCCAGCGCCGCGCTCGTCATGGGCGGCCGGGCCAAGGTCTGGCTGCTGGTCGTGGTCGCCGGCGCGATCGGCAATGTCGGGCTCAATCTCCTTCTCATCCCCTGGCTGGGGGCCGAGGGCGCCGCGCTCGCGACCGCGCTCGCTCAAGTCCCCGCCCTGGCCGTCGGCCTGGCTGCGGTCGCCCGGGTGTACGGGTTCCGCCCGCGCCTCGAAGGGGTGCTCAAGCCGGTGCTCGCCGCGCTTGCCGCAGGCTGCGCCGGCGCTGTGCTCGACCCGGGCCCGGACACGACGGGGCTGCTCCGGCTGGCACCGGTGGCCGCGGCCGTGTTCACCGCCTATGGCGCGGCTCTGCTCGGCCTCGGCCTCGAGGCCGACGAATCGCGCTTCGTCGGACGCCTGCTGACCCGCCTGAAACCGAATCCTGCATGA
- a CDS encoding glycosyltransferase family 4 protein, with translation MRSEPMRIVLVTPGGLEQRGGIGSAMTALVEELDRIGVRWTLLDPWAAADPVRQLAATAVALARLARLGLAGDVDLVHVNMCGGGSVWRKGLFVLLAKALGLRVLVHLHAADLDTSWARLPRLLRNVPGFILRRADAVVALGAYWRSFLIETLRVPAARVQVIPNGVADPGGTARTRRNGQRIVFVGRLGLRKGTDGLLHALATPGLRRRPWTLTLAGDGDIGGMQALARRLGIDRRLAFLGWLAGQDVARMMRTADILVLPSRQEGLPMAVLEAMAHGLAIVTTRAGAIGDAVTDGVNGLLVEPGDPAALADALERVLGDAPLRGRLQDAARARFEADYAASRMAASFLALYRDLTHAKAGRGVPSAGADVAPRRRLGQPSGG, from the coding sequence ATGAGGAGCGAGCCGATGCGCATCGTGCTGGTCACGCCGGGCGGTCTCGAGCAGAGGGGCGGCATCGGCTCGGCCATGACGGCTCTGGTCGAGGAGCTCGATCGGATCGGCGTCCGATGGACGCTGCTCGACCCCTGGGCGGCGGCCGATCCTGTCCGGCAACTGGCCGCGACGGCCGTCGCGCTGGCCCGGCTCGCCCGGCTGGGCCTCGCTGGCGACGTCGACCTCGTTCACGTCAACATGTGCGGCGGCGGCAGCGTGTGGCGCAAGGGCCTGTTCGTCCTGCTCGCCAAGGCGCTCGGCCTGCGTGTGCTCGTCCATCTTCACGCCGCCGACCTCGACACGAGCTGGGCGCGCCTGCCGCGCCTGCTTCGAAACGTTCCCGGCTTCATCCTGCGCCGGGCCGACGCGGTCGTGGCGCTGGGCGCGTATTGGCGCTCCTTCCTGATCGAGACGCTTCGGGTGCCGGCCGCGCGCGTCCAGGTCATCCCGAACGGCGTGGCCGATCCCGGCGGCACGGCGCGGACGCGCCGCAACGGACAGCGCATCGTCTTCGTCGGCCGGCTCGGCCTGCGCAAGGGCACGGACGGCCTGCTGCACGCGCTGGCGACCCCGGGCCTGCGTCGCCGTCCCTGGACGCTGACCCTGGCGGGCGACGGCGACATCGGCGGCATGCAGGCGCTCGCGCGTCGGCTCGGCATCGATCGCCGGCTCGCGTTTCTCGGCTGGCTGGCCGGCCAGGACGTCGCGCGCATGATGCGCACGGCCGACATCCTCGTCCTGCCGTCACGGCAGGAAGGCCTGCCCATGGCCGTGCTCGAGGCCATGGCCCACGGTCTCGCGATCGTCACGACCCGTGCCGGCGCGATCGGGGACGCGGTCACCGACGGCGTCAACGGTCTCCTGGTCGAGCCGGGCGACCCCGCCGCCCTTGCCGACGCGCTCGAACGTGTCCTGGGGGACGCGCCGCTTCGCGGCCGTCTCCAGGACGCGGCCCGTGCCCGGTTCGAGGCGGACTACGCGGCATCGCGCATGGCCGCGTCCTTCCTCGCCCTCTACCGCGATCTCACCCACGCCAAGGCGGGCCGCGGCGTACCCTCGGCCGGCGCCGACGTCGCGCCGCGCCGGCGTCTCGGCCAGCCGAGCGGCGGCTGA
- a CDS encoding TRAP transporter permease — translation MTTVAQNRPADLAALEAAYDPEMQFRSVLPPTSWLVAGLLVALSVFHYYTAGFGLFREATHRGIHLAFVLGLIFLVFGFRRGRDTAPSMTAPGGVPWYDWLLAVAAAAAALYVPWEFHDLAFRIGNPNTADLAFGSIMVVLVLEAARRSMGWALPAIAVGFIVYAIWGQVFPGALVHPGTTWSGLVNHLYLTSQGIYGVAVGVVATFVFHFVLFGVLANRIGAGQLFIDLASCIAGRYAGGPAKVSVVSSGLLGMISGSSIANTVTTGALTIPAMKRVGYRPHFAAGVEATASTGGQITPPVMGAAAFLMVEFLEIPYREILLAALVPALMHYLGVFTMVHLEAKRLGLRGLSDAEVPRAWQVIKADWPALIPLVVLVAIIMSGRTPFLAAFWAITLCILVGALDRRKKLGLGDLIDAFQLGARYALAVGAAAAAVGIIVGVVTLTGMGFKVSFMITSTAAQIGGWLAGLQPVALFTQSGLTLLLTLLFTAFACILLGAGIPTTATYIILVSIAAPALTLLGTEPIVAHFFVFYYGVLADITPPVALAAYAAAGIAGCNPFQAGTTAFRLAAAKALVPFVFVYAPSMLIVTEAFTWGDFLLSVTTCIVGIVLLGGALTGYLMAPMGAWQRLLLGVAALCLVFPGWINAAVGVLLALPVALAQMAASRTIRTARDG, via the coding sequence ATGACGACGGTCGCCCAAAACCGTCCGGCGGACCTCGCCGCCCTCGAGGCCGCCTACGATCCGGAGATGCAGTTCCGATCTGTCCTGCCGCCGACATCCTGGCTGGTGGCAGGGCTGCTCGTGGCACTCTCGGTCTTTCACTACTATACGGCGGGCTTCGGCCTGTTCCGCGAGGCCACCCATCGCGGCATCCACTTGGCCTTCGTGCTCGGCCTGATCTTCCTCGTCTTCGGCTTCAGGCGCGGGCGCGACACGGCACCTTCGATGACGGCGCCGGGCGGCGTGCCCTGGTACGACTGGCTCCTCGCCGTCGCCGCCGCCGCCGCCGCGCTCTACGTGCCGTGGGAATTCCACGACCTCGCGTTCCGGATCGGCAACCCGAACACGGCCGACCTCGCGTTCGGCAGCATCATGGTCGTCCTGGTGCTCGAAGCGGCGCGGCGTTCGATGGGCTGGGCTCTGCCCGCGATCGCCGTTGGGTTCATCGTCTACGCGATCTGGGGACAGGTCTTCCCCGGCGCTCTGGTCCATCCCGGCACGACCTGGTCCGGCCTGGTCAATCATCTCTACCTGACCAGCCAGGGCATCTACGGCGTGGCGGTCGGCGTCGTCGCGACGTTCGTCTTCCACTTCGTGCTGTTCGGCGTCCTGGCCAACCGGATCGGCGCGGGCCAGCTCTTCATCGACCTCGCCTCGTGCATCGCCGGCCGCTACGCCGGCGGCCCGGCCAAGGTCAGCGTCGTCTCGTCCGGCCTGCTCGGCATGATTTCCGGCAGCTCGATCGCCAACACCGTGACCACCGGCGCCCTGACCATCCCGGCGATGAAGCGGGTCGGCTATCGCCCGCACTTCGCGGCCGGCGTGGAGGCGACCGCGAGCACGGGCGGCCAGATCACGCCGCCGGTCATGGGAGCGGCGGCGTTTCTCATGGTCGAGTTCCTCGAGATCCCGTATCGGGAGATTCTGCTCGCCGCGCTCGTGCCGGCGCTGATGCACTATCTCGGCGTGTTCACCATGGTCCATCTCGAGGCCAAGCGGCTCGGCCTGCGCGGGCTGTCCGACGCCGAGGTGCCGCGCGCCTGGCAGGTGATCAAGGCGGACTGGCCGGCCCTGATCCCGCTGGTCGTGCTGGTCGCGATCATCATGTCCGGGCGCACGCCCTTCCTCGCCGCGTTCTGGGCGATCACGCTGTGCATCCTGGTCGGCGCGCTCGACCGCCGCAAGAAGCTGGGCCTCGGCGACCTGATCGACGCCTTCCAGCTCGGGGCGCGCTACGCCCTGGCCGTGGGAGCCGCCGCCGCGGCGGTCGGCATCATCGTCGGCGTGGTGACGCTGACCGGCATGGGCTTCAAGGTGTCGTTCATGATCACCTCGACCGCCGCCCAGATCGGCGGCTGGCTCGCCGGCCTGCAGCCGGTCGCGCTGTTCACCCAGAGCGGCCTCACCTTGCTGCTCACCCTGCTGTTCACCGCCTTCGCCTGCATCCTCCTGGGCGCCGGCATCCCGACCACGGCGACCTACATCATCCTGGTCAGCATCGCCGCGCCGGCCCTGACCCTGCTCGGCACCGAGCCGATCGTCGCGCATTTCTTCGTCTTCTATTACGGCGTGCTCGCCGACATCACGCCGCCGGTCGCGCTCGCCGCCTACGCCGCGGCGGGCATTGCCGGATGCAACCCCTTCCAGGCGGGCACCACCGCGTTCCGGCTGGCGGCGGCGAAAGCGCTCGTGCCCTTCGTGTTCGTCTACGCCCCCTCGATGCTGATCGTGACCGAAGCGTTCACCTGGGGCGACTTCCTCCTCAGCGTCACGACCTGCATCGTCGGCATCGTGCTGCTGGGCGGCGCGCTGACCGGCTACCTCATGGCGCCGATGGGGGCGTGGCAGCGCCTGCTCCTCGGCGTGGCCGCCCTGTGCCTGGTCTTCCCCGGCTGGATCAACGCCGCGGTCGGCGTGCTCCTTGCGCTTCCCGTCGCGCTTGCCCAAATGGCGGCAAGCAGGACGATCAGGACGGCTCGCGATGGATGA
- a CDS encoding sulfotransferase translates to MNVRPDTPTVVAIAGTGRSGSTLLDRLLGGFGPCVSCGEVEYLWQRGLLNGERCGCGRPAHECPFWRSVLELAFGPARPQALASAALEFLEPVNRNRHIRTLLRGGLRSERQAVSALWLTPLYRAIAQTSGSDVVVDSSKHPSYVTLLALTEGLDVRLLHIVRDARAVSHAWSRPKARPEIGDGTTLMPRFSMLKSTTDWLSYNAYFERLGQRLGEDRYLRVRYEDLAQQPWRTLERVRTWLGLEHGPLSGGSFDLPAGHTVSGNPMRFQTGPLDIRPDEAWQREMSPLARLSVGLMTYPLQRRYGYR, encoded by the coding sequence GTGAACGTCCGCCCAGACACGCCGACCGTCGTCGCGATCGCCGGGACCGGGCGCAGCGGCTCGACCTTGCTCGACCGCCTGCTGGGCGGCTTCGGCCCGTGCGTGTCCTGCGGCGAGGTCGAGTATCTCTGGCAGCGGGGCCTGCTCAACGGCGAGCGCTGCGGCTGCGGCCGGCCGGCCCATGAATGCCCGTTCTGGCGATCGGTGCTCGAGCTGGCGTTCGGGCCGGCGCGGCCCCAAGCCCTTGCCTCGGCCGCTCTCGAGTTCCTCGAGCCGGTCAACCGGAACCGGCACATCCGCACGCTCCTACGGGGCGGCCTGCGGTCCGAGCGCCAGGCCGTCTCGGCGCTGTGGCTCACGCCGCTCTACCGGGCGATCGCGCAGACGAGCGGCAGCGACGTCGTCGTCGATTCCTCGAAGCATCCCTCCTACGTCACCTTGCTGGCCCTGACCGAGGGGCTGGACGTCCGCCTCCTGCACATCGTGCGCGACGCCCGCGCGGTCAGCCATGCGTGGTCGCGTCCCAAGGCGCGACCGGAGATCGGTGACGGCACGACGCTCATGCCACGTTTCTCCATGCTCAAGTCGACGACCGACTGGCTGAGCTACAACGCCTATTTCGAGCGTCTCGGCCAGCGTCTCGGCGAGGATCGCTATCTCCGCGTGCGCTACGAGGACCTGGCGCAGCAACCCTGGCGCACGCTGGAGCGGGTGCGGACGTGGCTGGGCCTGGAGCACGGGCCGCTTTCCGGCGGCAGCTTCGACCTGCCGGCGGGCCACACCGTCTCGGGCAATCCCATGCGGTTCCAGACAGGGCCGCTCGACATCCGTCCGGACGAGGCGTGGCAGAGGGAGATGAGCCCGCTCGCGCGGCTCTCCGTCGGGCTGATGACCTATCCGCTGCAACGCCGCTACGGCTACCGGTGA
- a CDS encoding adenine phosphoribosyltransferase produces the protein MDLDAHIRKIPDFPKPGILFYDISTLLGHVEARRETLARMAKSVESFQPDMIAAIESRGFLFGLPLAEALALPAVMIRKQGKLPGDVVTHAYDLEYGSDTIEVSRGLVPDGSRVVIVDDLLATGGTAAATAELLRKVGADPVGFVALIELEGLSGRKRLDIPVNALLAYP, from the coding sequence ATGGATCTCGACGCGCATATCCGCAAGATCCCGGACTTTCCCAAGCCCGGGATCCTGTTCTACGACATCTCGACCCTGCTGGGCCATGTCGAGGCGCGCCGGGAGACGCTGGCGCGCATGGCGAAATCGGTCGAGAGCTTCCAGCCGGACATGATTGCGGCGATCGAGTCGCGCGGGTTCCTTTTCGGCCTGCCCCTGGCCGAGGCGCTCGCGCTGCCGGCCGTGATGATCCGCAAGCAAGGCAAGCTGCCCGGCGACGTCGTCACCCACGCCTATGATCTCGAATACGGCAGCGACACGATCGAGGTCAGCCGGGGACTGGTGCCGGACGGAAGCCGCGTCGTCATCGTCGACGATCTGCTGGCCACCGGCGGAACGGCGGCCGCCACGGCGGAGCTTCTGCGCAAGGTCGGTGCGGACCCCGTCGGCTTTGTCGCGCTGATCGAGCTCGAGGGCCTGAGCGGGCGCAAGCGCCTCGACATCCCGGTCAACGCCCTCCTGGCCTATCCCTAG
- a CDS encoding WecB/TagA/CpsF family glycosyltransferase codes for MFGLKIDRITTAAACERIVRWATGRPVRVRIVVTPNLDHVVRLATDSGLRRLYRQASLVLADGMPLVWASRMKGDPLPERVAGADLVVPVCQAAARAGLTVALLGPCERTLDRAIARLDLLAPGLHVVARHAPSMGFIRDAAECARMIEMVNVMQPDIVFVALGSPQQEIWGFAAQAQLKAKVVLCVGAGLDFVAGTRSRAAIWVRRLGMEWLHRALTEPCRLGPRYLRNALRLPGLIAREMAPAPAAALRRPQVLAP; via the coding sequence GTGTTCGGGCTCAAGATCGACCGGATCACCACCGCCGCCGCATGCGAGCGGATCGTGCGTTGGGCGACCGGCAGGCCGGTGCGCGTCCGCATCGTGGTGACGCCGAACCTGGATCACGTGGTCAGGCTGGCGACCGATTCCGGGCTGCGCCGGCTGTACCGTCAGGCCAGTCTCGTCCTCGCCGACGGCATGCCGCTGGTCTGGGCCAGCCGCATGAAGGGCGACCCGCTGCCGGAGCGCGTCGCCGGCGCCGATCTGGTCGTGCCGGTCTGCCAGGCCGCGGCGCGCGCGGGCTTGACCGTGGCGCTGCTCGGACCCTGCGAGCGGACGCTCGACCGCGCCATCGCCAGGCTCGACCTCCTGGCGCCGGGCCTGCACGTCGTTGCCCGGCATGCGCCGTCGATGGGCTTCATCCGGGACGCGGCCGAGTGCGCGCGCATGATCGAGATGGTCAACGTGATGCAGCCGGACATCGTCTTCGTCGCGCTGGGCTCGCCGCAGCAGGAGATCTGGGGCTTCGCCGCGCAGGCCCAGCTGAAGGCCAAGGTCGTGCTCTGCGTCGGCGCCGGGCTCGACTTCGTCGCCGGCACACGCAGCCGAGCGGCGATCTGGGTTCGCCGCCTCGGCATGGAGTGGCTGCATCGCGCCCTGACCGAGCCTTGCCGCCTCGGGCCGCGCTACCTGCGCAACGCCCTGCGCCTGCCCGGCCTGATCGCCCGGGAGATGGCCCCGGCGCCGGCCGCCGCTCTGCGCCGGCCGCAGGTGCTCGCGCCATGA